From Humisphaera borealis, the proteins below share one genomic window:
- a CDS encoding redoxin domain-containing protein has protein sequence MVRTPSKSAASLGLLLLLSAVAWSAASDAKRPATRPADQPVKDVEGRLCHPLSTGGAKAAVVFFLSHDCPISNGYSPEINRICKEFGGDGKVVFHIVHPYEKLSADEARKHAKEFAYTVPVIVDADKQLTRSLRATTTPQVFVLTPDGEVAYSGRIDNLWSGFGKRRTEPTVRDLRDSLSAILAGKPVPNRSTDSIGCPIEP, from the coding sequence ATGGTGCGTACTCCCTCCAAATCCGCGGCGAGCCTGGGACTCTTGTTGCTGCTGTCGGCGGTTGCCTGGTCGGCCGCATCCGATGCCAAGCGGCCGGCGACCCGACCAGCGGATCAACCCGTCAAAGATGTCGAGGGTCGGTTGTGCCACCCCCTTTCGACTGGCGGTGCCAAGGCAGCAGTAGTATTTTTCCTGAGCCATGACTGCCCGATCTCCAATGGCTACTCGCCGGAGATCAACCGAATCTGCAAAGAGTTCGGTGGCGACGGGAAAGTCGTCTTCCATATCGTCCACCCGTACGAGAAACTCTCGGCCGACGAGGCCCGCAAGCACGCCAAAGAGTTCGCCTACACCGTTCCCGTGATCGTCGACGCAGACAAGCAACTCACTCGCTCCCTGCGAGCCACGACAACACCCCAAGTGTTTGTCTTGACCCCCGACGGCGAGGTCGCCTACAGCGGGAGGATCGACAATCTCTGGAGCGGGTTTGGTAAACGCCGAACTGAGCCGACCGTTCGAGACCTCCGCGATTCCCTCTCGGCAATTCTTGCGGGCAAGCCGGTCCCGAACCGCTCGACCGATTCCATCGGTTGCCCGATTGAGCCGTAA
- a CDS encoding PVC-type heme-binding CxxCH protein — protein MLKRAIALLVLCICPTALGQSDFAAELPRIPPRTPAESAAMIKVIPGFKPELVAAEPLVFSPVAIDFDEDGRAYVCEMVDYPFESPQPLGRIAVLTDTNDDGVFDKRTVLADKLAWPTAVICFDGGCFVGSAPDIIYLKDTTGDGVADERKVVFTGFGKQNVQGLLNSFHWGIDNRIHGATGTNGAKIAPPKTIDTKPVEAIDLRGRDFSFDPRKLDLRPESGGAQHGMSFDDFGRKFVSSNSDHIQQVVYDDRYAAASPSVALPPARVSIAADGPQAEVFRISPVEPWRIVRTRLRVSGAVKGLVEGGGRAAGYFTGATGVTIYRGDAFPAEYRGQAFVGDVGSNLVHRKIIKPTDGVLFRAERADAGREFLASEDIWFRPAQFANAPDGTLYVLDVCREVIEHPASLPDSIKQHLDLTSGRDRGRIYRVVPDGYKHRPTPKLSTASSEQLVELLNHRNAWHREAASRLLYERQDQSVLTSLNRLAMSSFEGSRATLPEARIHALYALNSIGGSDHLFAPLGDMFLRQADRPEVLRHAVRLAEKDPRLAQDIAWITRDEPELALQRLLSIGLLKSTGAKANELTARAIADLLKIGSADPYRQAAAMAAVSGDVGDVFWQAIRDHGSLNDPKTRQMLRSLARLSAAIGKPEEMARVVKAINSVLIDNNAEAARQSVAGIVEGARLRRSGPTPEQILTGRAAELLAGLAEQARKGAADASRPIADRIADIQIVGSGPFAQAREPLSALIGKLEPAEVQVAAVAALGGYTDVQVGEVLTSAWPRLTPAVRLAAMDAIIARPDRALAFLTAIEAGRIPATDLDASRLGRLRQSKDANVRKLADTLADKSKLSPRADVVKAYGKALELKGDADKGKAVFSQSCASCHRVGDIGTEIGPNLATMKARGADAVLTNVLDPNREVNGLFVEYVVETKDGRSLSGLLAGETSAAITLLKAGGLKETIARTEVEKLRSTGLSLMPEGLERQIDPQAMADLIAFLMK, from the coding sequence ATGTTGAAACGCGCGATTGCCCTTCTCGTTCTGTGCATCTGTCCGACGGCTTTGGGACAAAGTGACTTCGCCGCTGAGTTGCCACGGATTCCACCACGCACGCCAGCGGAATCCGCGGCGATGATCAAGGTGATTCCGGGCTTCAAACCGGAACTTGTCGCGGCTGAGCCGCTGGTGTTCAGCCCGGTCGCGATCGACTTCGACGAAGACGGCCGTGCGTATGTTTGCGAGATGGTGGACTATCCCTTCGAGTCTCCACAGCCGCTCGGCCGGATTGCCGTCCTGACCGACACCAACGACGACGGCGTATTCGACAAACGCACCGTCCTGGCCGACAAGCTGGCCTGGCCGACGGCGGTGATCTGCTTTGACGGCGGTTGTTTCGTCGGGTCTGCCCCGGACATCATTTACCTCAAAGACACCACCGGTGACGGCGTCGCCGATGAGCGGAAGGTCGTCTTCACCGGATTCGGCAAGCAGAATGTCCAAGGCCTGCTCAACAGCTTTCACTGGGGGATCGACAACCGCATTCATGGTGCGACTGGTACCAATGGCGCGAAGATCGCTCCGCCCAAAACAATCGATACCAAGCCGGTGGAAGCGATCGATCTTCGCGGTCGCGACTTTTCGTTCGACCCGCGAAAGCTGGATCTACGTCCCGAAAGCGGCGGGGCCCAGCACGGAATGAGCTTCGATGACTTCGGCCGCAAGTTCGTCAGCTCCAACTCCGACCACATCCAGCAGGTGGTGTATGACGACCGCTACGCGGCAGCCAGCCCGAGCGTGGCGCTGCCACCGGCACGTGTGAGCATTGCCGCCGACGGACCGCAGGCGGAAGTGTTCCGAATCAGCCCGGTCGAGCCTTGGCGCATCGTACGGACGCGACTGCGCGTCAGCGGGGCGGTGAAGGGCCTCGTCGAGGGCGGCGGCCGGGCCGCCGGCTACTTCACCGGTGCGACGGGCGTGACCATCTATCGTGGCGATGCTTTTCCCGCCGAGTATCGGGGACAGGCCTTCGTCGGCGATGTCGGGTCGAACCTGGTTCACCGCAAGATCATCAAGCCGACGGACGGCGTTCTGTTTCGCGCCGAGCGAGCCGACGCGGGACGCGAGTTCCTGGCGTCGGAAGACATCTGGTTCCGGCCGGCGCAGTTCGCCAACGCTCCCGACGGCACGCTCTATGTGCTCGACGTCTGCCGGGAAGTCATCGAGCACCCGGCGAGCCTGCCGGACTCGATCAAGCAGCATCTGGATCTGACCAGCGGCCGTGACCGCGGGAGGATCTATCGCGTTGTGCCCGACGGGTACAAGCATCGGCCAACGCCGAAGCTCAGCACGGCCAGCAGCGAGCAGTTGGTCGAGCTGCTCAATCATCGCAACGCATGGCACCGCGAAGCCGCAAGTCGGTTGCTCTACGAACGGCAGGATCAGTCGGTACTGACGTCTCTAAACCGCCTGGCGATGTCGTCGTTTGAGGGGTCTCGCGCGACGCTCCCGGAAGCCCGGATCCATGCGCTCTATGCGCTGAACTCGATTGGCGGCTCGGATCATTTGTTCGCGCCGCTGGGCGACATGTTTCTCCGGCAGGCCGACCGGCCGGAAGTCCTCCGGCACGCGGTCCGGCTTGCCGAGAAGGACCCTCGGTTGGCGCAGGACATCGCCTGGATCACGAGAGACGAACCGGAGCTGGCACTGCAACGCCTCTTGAGTATCGGCCTGCTCAAGTCGACGGGCGCCAAGGCCAACGAACTGACCGCCCGCGCGATCGCCGACCTGCTGAAGATCGGCTCAGCCGATCCGTACCGGCAGGCGGCGGCAATGGCCGCCGTCAGCGGCGATGTCGGTGATGTCTTCTGGCAGGCCATCCGCGATCACGGGAGTTTGAACGATCCCAAGACCCGCCAGATGCTGCGATCGCTCGCGCGGTTGTCGGCGGCGATCGGGAAGCCGGAGGAAATGGCCCGCGTCGTTAAGGCGATCAACAGCGTGCTGATCGACAACAATGCCGAGGCGGCACGGCAGTCGGTCGCCGGGATTGTCGAAGGGGCGCGGCTGCGGCGGAGTGGCCCGACGCCGGAGCAGATTCTCACCGGCCGAGCGGCCGAACTGCTGGCCGGACTGGCCGAACAGGCGCGCAAGGGCGCGGCCGACGCGTCGAGGCCGATTGCCGACCGCATCGCCGATATCCAGATCGTCGGGTCAGGGCCATTTGCCCAGGCTCGGGAACCGCTGTCGGCTTTGATCGGAAAACTCGAACCGGCAGAGGTGCAGGTCGCGGCCGTCGCAGCGCTGGGCGGATATACCGACGTTCAGGTGGGAGAGGTTCTGACATCGGCATGGCCCCGGCTCACCCCGGCGGTACGGCTTGCCGCCATGGACGCGATCATCGCCCGACCCGATCGGGCACTGGCCTTCCTGACAGCGATCGAAGCCGGACGAATTCCCGCGACCGATCTGGACGCAAGCCGCCTCGGCCGGCTGCGACAAAGCAAAGACGCTAACGTGCGAAAGCTCGCCGATACGCTCGCCGACAAGTCGAAGCTCTCGCCCCGAGCCGATGTCGTCAAGGCGTATGGAAAGGCGCTGGAACTCAAAGGTGATGCCGACAAGGGCAAAGCCGTCTTCTCACAGAGCTGCGCAAGCTGTCATCGCGTCGGCGACATCGGCACCGAAATCGGTCCGAACCTGGCGACCATGAAAGCGCGCGGCGCCGATGCCGTACTGACCAACGTCCTTGACCCCAACCGCGAGGTCAACGGGCTGTTCGTGGAATACGTTGTCGAGACGAAAGACGGCAGGTCGCTGAGCGGCCTGCTGGCCGGCGAAACGTCGGCGGCGATCACGCTGCTTAAGGCCGGTGGCCTGAAGGAAACCATCGCAAGGACGGAAGTCGAGAAGCTCCGCAGCACAGGACTGTCTCTGATGCCCGAGGGGCTGGAACGCCAGATCGACCCGCAGGCGATGGCGGACCTGATCGCATTTCTGATGAAGTGA
- a CDS encoding anti-sigma factor family protein: protein MTESNPCIFGPLLGPLHDGELSDQRRQEVLEHLQTCPHCPAELADIRRFGTVLSASAQASIPDHRLNEIFDRSVVLAAQSDSALSSLSRLSAGKPSEPTHLRYVRWASGVAAAIFLLAMGNLVYVNYIKETPADHRITPVPSVKPEIPATTPDAKPRNPA from the coding sequence GTGACGGAATCCAATCCATGCATCTTCGGTCCGCTCCTGGGCCCGTTGCACGACGGCGAACTGTCGGACCAGCGCCGGCAGGAAGTGCTCGAGCATCTGCAGACCTGCCCCCATTGCCCCGCGGAGTTGGCGGACATTCGCCGATTCGGCACTGTCCTCAGCGCGTCGGCACAAGCCTCCATCCCGGATCACCGGTTGAACGAGATCTTCGATCGAAGCGTTGTTCTGGCCGCGCAATCTGACTCGGCCTTGTCGTCGTTGTCCCGGTTGTCTGCCGGTAAACCTTCCGAACCCACGCACCTCCGCTATGTTCGGTGGGCCAGCGGTGTCGCGGCTGCGATCTTCCTGCTGGCGATGGGGAATCTGGTCTACGTGAACTACATCAAGGAAACCCCGGCCGACCACCGCATCACCCCGGTTCCCTCCGTCAAGCCCGAGATCCCCGCCACCACGCCCGACGCAAAGCCGCGTAACCCCGCCTGA
- a CDS encoding RNA polymerase sigma factor, producing the protein MSDVEQSTKPRSGAPADLQDLVLKHARELYGLAYSLTGNSADAEDVVQQALVGALRGIGSYEGRSSLKTWLYTIVINQASKTRRSLRLRKASPLEAGEIADSAARGSGKGATHNGNSIATVDFQIDVATMLDALSHEHREVMVLREMHQMSYEEIAEALAIPRGTVESRLFRARRFLREKFPAYVS; encoded by the coding sequence GTGAGCGACGTGGAACAGTCGACCAAGCCGCGAAGCGGTGCGCCGGCCGATCTTCAGGATCTGGTACTGAAGCACGCGCGCGAGCTTTACGGACTGGCCTATTCTCTGACCGGGAACTCCGCCGACGCCGAGGACGTCGTCCAGCAGGCATTGGTCGGTGCGCTACGTGGGATCGGTTCTTACGAAGGCAGGTCGTCGCTCAAGACGTGGCTTTACACCATTGTGATCAACCAGGCGTCGAAGACGCGGCGATCACTGCGGCTTCGCAAGGCCAGTCCCCTGGAAGCCGGCGAGATCGCCGATTCGGCCGCCCGAGGCAGCGGAAAAGGCGCGACGCACAATGGGAACTCCATTGCGACCGTCGACTTCCAGATTGACGTCGCCACGATGCTGGACGCACTTTCGCACGAGCACCGGGAAGTCATGGTGCTTCGCGAGATGCACCAGATGAGCTACGAAGAGATCGCCGAGGCATTGGCCATTCCCCGAGGAACGGTCGAATCGCGGCTGTTTCGAGCCCGGCGTTTTCTGAGGGAGAAGTTTCCGGCCTATGTGTCGTAA
- a CDS encoding tetratricopeptide repeat protein, with amino-acid sequence MNRPPRLPARARMLLAASIGLAASSVGVTASLFAQSPPLSPAPLTPPNRTQPSPVTPAPAAPALPSLPLPTPATIPADAAPQAGVGESEAEDARIAVAQRMAQAAYEIVQADVTARDAAAWQQSIAFLEAARRLDPKEQRYPRLQAEAYSQLGDFDGAATSLEAYLALRGDDDTARLKLIEYYVAKMQTTDAKLKYLTSLLDKPSISNELKSRCATFAAVILGERSVRLQVEMTDRALALDPLNIYARRLEYAQLLSAGAGPEYRVKSLFALLRCNPSQVHVLEGIGHELAAAGLTREALDWMASAKNLSIYLAQPDPNFFVEYASQLYINGLLKDAEDGVGIVLQADPRNIDAWFLLLTLRRSAGLQVAFDQDLDRAKVVLESRMGALASKLESEASVATTRPAAAGVEEPNFAGAFAPSRGPGANIAADGRVESAPTGQRLADTITRVKKANPDVRADFISAVTDLAWFEVYFNRSATASRNWITTLSDLVPAEDLALVRLRGWFEILENRQAEAMKTLWSIRDRDALAAMGVSRLLGQGNWTSAAGKPATRPASQDPIITAQNLINRFPNGLLGAMLIAEFKDRKLSAQPQPYGAELKKIAATFPLELLQIIIQPDKFYVPVGTATKLPYRLGEPLLANVAIRNLSDFDLPVGPEGIIKPDLWFDTRVSLGEERVYPMSGYDKIVGPLVLKRRGSTSQVVRMDQGKMTEELRERPAASVNIFVTVMTNPMVRPDFRVAPGPSGMRRQFSRSLIRGGMPIFNEPQRKKLLEGLKGLPNEKMWTLEVLAAIVQQSRGLDSEPTVQRAAPEFLEQIRLAQNDRVPQVAAFASFTLMKLLEPEKTAEKARLVSAMATSSAWEGRMAAIWAARDLPADERKKIVGPLTSDTEELVKAAATADMKLAAVAATRPASQPATKPAPATGPSEGPALPPGTGTPSLPLPGQ; translated from the coding sequence ATGAACCGGCCCCCTCGGCTTCCCGCGCGGGCGAGAATGCTGCTCGCGGCGTCGATCGGGCTGGCCGCAAGCAGCGTCGGCGTGACCGCGTCGCTGTTCGCCCAGTCGCCGCCGCTGTCGCCGGCCCCCCTGACGCCGCCTAACCGCACGCAACCCTCGCCCGTAACCCCCGCACCCGCCGCGCCGGCGCTGCCGTCACTTCCGTTGCCGACGCCGGCAACCATCCCCGCTGATGCCGCCCCGCAGGCGGGCGTTGGGGAATCTGAAGCGGAGGACGCGCGCATCGCGGTGGCGCAGCGCATGGCGCAGGCGGCTTACGAGATCGTGCAGGCAGACGTGACCGCCCGCGACGCCGCGGCCTGGCAGCAATCGATCGCCTTCCTCGAGGCCGCTCGCCGACTCGACCCCAAGGAGCAGCGCTACCCGCGGCTTCAGGCCGAGGCCTATTCGCAACTGGGCGACTTCGACGGTGCCGCAACCAGCCTTGAGGCCTACCTCGCCCTCCGCGGCGACGACGACACCGCCCGCCTTAAGCTCATCGAGTACTACGTCGCGAAGATGCAGACGACCGACGCGAAGCTCAAGTACCTGACGTCGCTGCTGGACAAACCCAGCATCTCCAACGAACTCAAGAGTCGGTGTGCCACATTCGCGGCGGTTATTCTCGGCGAAAGGTCCGTCCGCCTGCAGGTGGAAATGACCGATCGCGCGCTGGCGCTGGATCCGCTGAACATCTACGCCCGCCGGCTGGAATACGCTCAGTTGCTCTCGGCAGGCGCGGGGCCGGAGTACCGGGTTAAATCCCTGTTCGCGCTGCTGCGGTGCAATCCTTCGCAGGTTCATGTGCTGGAAGGGATCGGCCATGAACTTGCTGCGGCGGGACTGACACGCGAAGCACTCGACTGGATGGCATCTGCCAAGAACCTTTCGATCTACTTGGCGCAGCCCGACCCCAATTTCTTTGTCGAGTACGCCTCGCAGCTCTATATCAACGGTCTGCTGAAAGACGCCGAAGACGGCGTGGGCATCGTCCTGCAGGCCGACCCCCGCAACATCGATGCGTGGTTCCTGCTCCTGACGCTCCGGCGATCGGCAGGGCTCCAGGTGGCGTTCGATCAGGACCTCGACCGCGCCAAAGTGGTGCTCGAGTCACGGATGGGCGCACTGGCGTCAAAGCTCGAGAGTGAGGCCTCCGTCGCCACCACGCGGCCGGCGGCGGCAGGCGTCGAGGAACCGAACTTCGCCGGCGCATTCGCCCCGTCCCGCGGCCCGGGCGCGAACATCGCCGCCGACGGTCGCGTCGAATCGGCACCCACCGGCCAGCGCCTTGCCGACACGATCACCCGCGTCAAGAAGGCGAACCCCGACGTTCGTGCCGATTTCATCTCCGCCGTCACCGACCTGGCATGGTTCGAAGTCTATTTCAACCGTTCGGCGACCGCGTCGCGAAACTGGATCACCACGCTGTCGGACCTCGTTCCCGCTGAAGACCTTGCATTGGTTCGCCTGCGCGGATGGTTCGAGATCCTCGAAAACCGACAGGCCGAGGCGATGAAAACCCTCTGGAGCATCCGCGACCGCGATGCCCTGGCGGCGATGGGTGTATCGCGGCTGCTGGGGCAGGGGAACTGGACCTCGGCCGCCGGAAAACCGGCGACGCGGCCGGCCTCTCAGGATCCCATCATCACGGCACAGAACCTGATCAATCGTTTTCCCAACGGCTTGCTCGGAGCGATGTTGATCGCCGAGTTCAAGGACCGCAAGCTGTCCGCCCAGCCGCAGCCCTACGGCGCCGAACTCAAGAAGATCGCCGCCACTTTCCCGCTCGAACTGCTACAGATCATCATTCAGCCCGACAAGTTCTATGTCCCCGTAGGTACCGCAACGAAGCTGCCATACCGACTCGGTGAGCCGCTGCTGGCCAACGTAGCGATCCGCAACCTGTCGGACTTCGATCTGCCCGTCGGGCCCGAGGGCATCATCAAGCCCGACCTCTGGTTTGATACCCGCGTGAGCCTTGGGGAAGAACGGGTCTACCCGATGTCGGGATACGACAAGATCGTCGGTCCGCTGGTGCTCAAGCGGCGAGGCAGCACCTCGCAGGTGGTCCGCATGGACCAGGGCAAGATGACTGAAGAGCTGCGCGAGCGCCCCGCGGCGAGCGTGAACATCTTTGTCACCGTCATGACCAATCCGATGGTTCGCCCCGACTTCCGCGTCGCTCCCGGTCCCAGCGGCATGCGCCGCCAGTTCAGCCGGTCGTTGATCCGTGGCGGCATGCCGATCTTCAACGAGCCGCAGAGGAAGAAGCTTCTTGAAGGTCTGAAGGGACTGCCGAACGAGAAGATGTGGACGCTCGAGGTTCTGGCGGCAATCGTGCAGCAGTCGCGCGGGCTCGACAGCGAACCGACCGTGCAGCGGGCGGCACCGGAGTTCCTCGAACAAATCCGCCTGGCGCAGAACGATCGAGTGCCCCAAGTGGCGGCGTTCGCATCGTTCACCCTGATGAAACTGCTGGAGCCGGAAAAGACGGCGGAGAAGGCCCGGCTGGTCTCGGCAATGGCGACATCCAGCGCCTGGGAAGGCCGGATGGCAGCGATCTGGGCGGCCCGCGACTTGCCTGCCGATGAGCGCAAGAAGATCGTCGGACCTCTGACGAGCGACACCGAGGAACTGGTCAAGGCGGCGGCGACAGCGGACATGAAGCTGGCGGCGGTTGCGGCGACCCGTCCGGCATCGCAACCGGCAACCAAGCCCGCGCCGGCGACCGGTCCCAGTGAAGGCCCTGCACTGCCGCCGGGCACCGGTACCCCGAGTCTTCCGCTGCCCGGGCAGTAG
- a CDS encoding tetratricopeptide repeat protein, translating into MTQPPQLPIAPPVRGPLDVAYLLEASEPRRPVSRVWFFVGGLILVTLFSGVLTAAAGQAGLLVEVVSAMMVVALMVGLMLFTSGVVKRVRAEQQSVESIGELVQLRRWSESAGQLDQILAQPMRTQAARAQALVFLGAVLARYQRFDDAIAVYDHLLESRLLDGGSNYGLRLGRAMAMLRQDHLVDADRAISELRRQTPTGVESAGLALLELYRDVKTGHSEEAIQRFGKSLSTMTEQLGHRVSDAWALVARAFDLLGRQDEARQAFQKATLLSPPVELFRRYPEVQRLEGRYDPTYAPPEAA; encoded by the coding sequence GTGACGCAGCCTCCCCAATTGCCAATTGCCCCTCCCGTTCGCGGGCCGCTGGACGTGGCCTACCTGCTCGAAGCGAGTGAACCGCGGCGGCCGGTCTCGCGCGTCTGGTTCTTCGTCGGCGGGTTGATTCTGGTCACGCTGTTCAGCGGCGTCCTGACCGCAGCGGCAGGGCAGGCAGGGCTTCTGGTGGAAGTCGTGTCGGCGATGATGGTTGTGGCCCTGATGGTGGGGCTGATGCTGTTCACCTCCGGCGTCGTCAAACGGGTGCGCGCCGAGCAACAGTCCGTCGAGAGTATCGGTGAACTGGTACAGCTGCGCCGCTGGAGTGAGTCGGCAGGACAACTCGATCAGATTCTGGCCCAGCCCATGCGTACCCAGGCTGCCCGAGCGCAGGCTCTGGTGTTTTTGGGGGCGGTGCTGGCCCGCTATCAGCGATTCGACGACGCGATTGCCGTTTACGACCATTTGCTGGAGAGCCGATTGCTGGATGGCGGCTCCAACTACGGTTTACGGCTGGGGCGGGCAATGGCGATGCTTCGCCAGGACCACCTGGTGGACGCCGACCGCGCGATCAGCGAACTGCGCCGACAGACGCCGACCGGGGTCGAGTCGGCCGGGCTGGCGTTGTTGGAACTTTACCGCGACGTCAAAACGGGGCATTCCGAAGAAGCCATCCAGCGTTTCGGCAAGTCGCTTTCGACCATGACCGAACAGCTCGGACATCGCGTAAGCGACGCCTGGGCGCTGGTGGCCCGGGCCTTCGATCTGCTCGGCCGCCAGGACGAAGCCCGCCAGGCGTTCCAGAAAGCGACCCTGCTATCGCCACCGGTGGAATTGTTCCGCCGCTACCCCGAAGTTCAGCGGCTCGAAGGACGTTACGACCCGACCTATGCCCCGCCGGAAGCGGCCTGA
- a CDS encoding single-stranded-DNA-specific exonuclease RecJ — MHRAKQWNLAPRHPAAEELASRLKVSPLIAQMLLTRGISEPADGQAFLRPSLAALHRPETLHGVTQASDRIARAIRDKDKIVIYGDYDVDGITASAILWHAIRVLGGVAEYYVPHRIEEGYGLNATAIGQLCDRGARLIITVDCGITAIEPSKVARDRGVDLIITDHHEWKEEPVGTEPRTQTGTKDETDGTAPSLGTSLPSCLPHAHTLVHPRLPTGGAPYGNPHLCGAGVAFKLAWGIGLAMSGAAKVSEEFKAYLIDATALAALGTIADVVPLVGENRALAHFGLSGLKESNLTGIKALIASAGLTGQKLSSFDVGFKLGPRLNACGRMGHAQLAVEMLTTADAAKAEEIATYLEGQNKARQAVEKKIAEQASQQAIELGYDGDDSRAVVLGDAGWHPGVIGIVASRIVEKFHRPAIMVALNGTGDDAYGQGSGRSIAGFHLAKALHAVGEHLEAYGGHEMAAGLKVKASKFEDFRHAFRDYAFDAITPAQLIPQLRLDAEATIPQCTEALVRDLDRLGPFGHANPRPVLCIKGLEIAAPARRVGKTGDHLQLQLRKDGRIIKAIGFGYGKLEPELKVGGRVDVAGEPTTNEWNGRVTVEMEIKDLSLS; from the coding sequence ATGCACCGCGCAAAACAGTGGAATCTTGCACCGCGCCACCCTGCCGCCGAGGAACTGGCCTCTCGCCTGAAGGTCTCCCCGCTGATCGCCCAGATGCTGCTGACGCGCGGCATTTCCGAGCCGGCCGACGGGCAGGCCTTTCTTCGGCCGAGCCTGGCGGCGTTGCATCGGCCGGAAACGCTTCACGGCGTCACCCAGGCCTCGGATCGAATCGCCCGGGCAATCCGCGACAAAGACAAGATCGTCATCTACGGCGACTACGACGTTGACGGTATCACCGCCAGCGCCATCCTGTGGCACGCCATCCGCGTGCTCGGAGGCGTCGCCGAGTACTACGTGCCCCACCGAATTGAGGAAGGCTACGGCCTGAACGCGACGGCGATCGGTCAGCTTTGCGACCGCGGGGCCAGGCTCATCATCACCGTGGACTGCGGGATCACCGCAATCGAACCGTCAAAGGTGGCCCGCGACAGGGGCGTGGACCTGATCATCACCGATCATCACGAATGGAAAGAAGAGCCCGTCGGCACCGAGCCACGGACGCAAACAGGTACGAAGGACGAGACTGACGGTACCGCCCCGTCCCTGGGTACCTCATTGCCTTCGTGCCTGCCGCATGCCCACACCCTCGTTCACCCACGGCTGCCGACCGGCGGTGCGCCTTACGGCAACCCGCATCTTTGCGGAGCGGGCGTTGCGTTTAAGCTGGCGTGGGGCATCGGGCTGGCGATGAGCGGCGCGGCGAAGGTCAGCGAGGAGTTCAAAGCCTACCTCATCGACGCCACCGCGCTGGCCGCGCTGGGAACAATCGCAGACGTGGTGCCGCTGGTGGGCGAGAATCGGGCGCTGGCCCATTTCGGCCTCAGTGGCTTGAAGGAAAGCAACCTGACCGGCATCAAGGCGCTGATCGCCTCGGCCGGGCTGACGGGTCAGAAGCTCAGCAGCTTCGACGTGGGGTTCAAGCTGGGGCCGCGGCTGAATGCCTGCGGGCGGATGGGACATGCACAGCTCGCGGTTGAAATGCTCACCACCGCCGACGCCGCCAAGGCCGAGGAGATCGCGACCTACCTCGAGGGGCAGAACAAGGCCCGCCAGGCGGTCGAGAAGAAGATCGCCGAGCAGGCGTCGCAGCAGGCGATCGAACTAGGGTACGACGGCGACGACAGCCGCGCGGTCGTGCTGGGCGACGCCGGTTGGCACCCCGGCGTGATCGGAATCGTCGCGAGCCGAATCGTCGAGAAGTTCCACCGACCGGCGATCATGGTCGCGCTCAACGGCACCGGCGACGACGCCTACGGCCAGGGCAGCGGCCGCAGCATCGCCGGGTTTCACCTCGCCAAGGCGTTGCACGCCGTCGGCGAGCACCTGGAAGCCTACGGCGGCCACGAGATGGCGGCGGGATTGAAGGTCAAGGCGTCGAAGTTCGAAGACTTCCGCCACGCCTTCCGTGACTACGCGTTCGACGCGATCACGCCGGCGCAGCTCATCCCGCAGTTACGGCTCGACGCCGAGGCGACGATCCCGCAGTGCACCGAGGCACTGGTGCGTGACCTCGACCGCCTCGGGCCGTTCGGCCACGCCAACCCGCGGCCGGTCCTGTGCATCAAGGGCCTGGAGATCGCCGCGCCCGCCCGGAGGGTCGGCAAGACCGGCGACCACCTGCAACTTCAGCTTCGCAAGGACGGCCGCATCATCAAGGCGATCGGCTTCGGCTACGGGAAGCTGGAGCCCGAGCTCAAAGTCGGCGGCCGGGTCGATGTCGCCGGCGAACCCACCACCAACGAATGGAACGGCCGGGTCACGGTGGAGATGGAGATCAAGGATCTGTCGCTGTCGTGA